The Nocardia vinacea genome contains the following window.
TCGATCCAGTGCTCCTCGTTGCGATTCAGCGCGCGCAGCAGCGCGGACCGGTTCAGCAGGCCGGTGAGCATGTCGTGATCGGCCTGATACTGCGCACGCCGTTCACTGCGCGCACTGCGGACAATCGCGCGCTCGCTGCGCACCAATACACCGATGAGCAGCAGCGCGCACAGTGACGAGACCACCACCCGGTCGAGGGTGTCCAGACTGGAGCCGACCACCGGAATCAGCGAGGCCACGATCAACGCGACGGCGATGAAGCTGGCCCGCTGCCGCGAGTGGTGCGGGTGGATGTGCCGGGGCGCACCGAGACTCGCCATGGTCGGATGCAGCGCGGCGACACCGACGATCGGATAGGCCACCAGCAGCGGCACCAGCAGCAACTCATGCACGACGGGTGCGCGACCGACGGCGTCGAGGCTGTACCCGAAATCGCCGATCAGCACGGCGATCAACCCGAGGTGCAACAGACGCAGCGAGGTCTCCGAACGGGTCGCGGTCGCCATCGAATGCGCGACCAGGGTCAGCAGCAGGGCGTCGAGCACCGGATAGGTTGCGGCCACCACAGTGTTCGCGGTGGTGTCGTGCGACTGCAGGATCGGTGAGATCAGAAAGGTCCACGAGGCCAGCAATGCGCCGAGTCCGATCAGCGCCGAGTCGAGCAGCAGATCGTAGTTGGGCCGGGCCTGGCGCGGGCGCAACCACAGCGCCGCGGCCACGCCGGTGCCGAAATAGCCTGCGAGAGTGAACAGGTCGTCGACCGGATGCAGCGCGTGGCCGTCGACCTCGCGGATGGCCGTGCCCACCGCGAACAGCACGGCCGAGGCCGAAAGCAGATACCAGGGCACCGGCCGCTCGGGACGATATCGCCGCAGGCCGATACAGATCATGGTGAGCGCGCCGAGCACCACGGCAGCCATGGTAAGCAGCGACAACGGCCGGACGTCGATGCAGAGCAGCACCGCGAGACCGACTGCTGTCAGCGCGAGAAGTACTGTGCACCACCGCATTTCGAGGCGGTGCCGAACGATGGTCGGCTGCTCTTCGCGGACGGTCATCAGCCCCCCTTGGTCGCTCCATCCCCAGTGAACCGCGCCGCGTAGTAGGTCTGCGAATCCTCCACCGCGACTTCGACGTTCGCCTCCTGCTCATCGAGCACCGCTCGAATGCTGTCAGCGAACGAAAACCGAGTGTTGTTATACGAGCAGATGTCCCAACCGACCGCCGCGCGCTCGGCCACCAATACCTGGACAACTGATTTGATCATGGCATGAAACGCCGCCCCTTGTCGGGCACTTGGCGCAACAAGGGTGAAACCCGCGTAATAGATCGCATCGCGCGCCGCATGTTCGGGATAACGGGCGGCGAAATACTCCGGACTGATCCACGGGACGGTCTCGAGATGTTTGGTCAAAGTCGTCACGCCGATGGGTTCGCCGGTCGCGGTGCGCGCGACATGTTTGGCAACCCGCGGGTCGATCATCTCCTCGCGAAATTCGGATCGATGCAGCACCTGCCTGGCAATGGCCTTGGTGCGCAAGGGGCCGAAGGCCTCCTCGTACAGCCGGTGGAACATGTCGATCCGGTCGTCCGGAA
Protein-coding sequences here:
- a CDS encoding GGDEF domain-containing protein, with amino-acid sequence MTVREEQPTIVRHRLEMRWCTVLLALTAVGLAVLLCIDVRPLSLLTMAAVVLGALTMICIGLRRYRPERPVPWYLLSASAVLFAVGTAIREVDGHALHPVDDLFTLAGYFGTGVAAALWLRPRQARPNYDLLLDSALIGLGALLASWTFLISPILQSHDTTANTVVAATYPVLDALLLTLVAHSMATATRSETSLRLLHLGLIAVLIGDFGYSLDAVGRAPVVHELLLVPLLVAYPIVGVAALHPTMASLGAPRHIHPHHSRQRASFIAVALIVASLIPVVGSSLDTLDRVVVSSLCALLLIGVLVRSERAIVRSARSERRAQYQADHDMLTGLLNRSALLRALNRNEEHWIEQPLCLLFIDLDGFKMVNDSYGHAVGDELIANAASRIRHIIRRDDVVARYGGDEFVVLAPLDRQEAAMLAERLLGAFVRPFELSAGEIPITASVGLACGSPRSSDDTIYDLIRDADSAMYHAKEYSLGYAFHDDLRHGAEPRHNTADSGRRIWRPSGRSHNANGKSASTAV